A genomic window from Nocardioides jiangxiensis includes:
- a CDS encoding fluoride efflux transporter FluC gives MRQPPRPLFVVAAALGGAAGALARWGVDQAWPAGTGFPWGTLTINITGSFLLALLPAFATVRRHPVLPVLLGTGVLGGWTTLSTYANQSRSLIAEGHGGTALTYVATTLVACVLAVRLAHVWSSPAAQEEFEAEEGNE, from the coding sequence GTGAGGCAGCCTCCCCGGCCGCTCTTCGTCGTGGCGGCCGCGCTCGGCGGTGCTGCGGGAGCACTCGCACGCTGGGGTGTCGACCAGGCCTGGCCGGCCGGCACCGGCTTCCCGTGGGGCACCCTGACGATCAACATCACCGGCAGCTTCCTGCTGGCGCTGCTGCCGGCGTTCGCCACCGTCCGCCGCCATCCGGTGCTGCCCGTCCTCCTCGGCACCGGCGTGCTCGGCGGCTGGACCACCCTGTCGACGTATGCCAACCAGAGCCGGTCGCTGATCGCGGAGGGACACGGCGGGACGGCGTTGACCTACGTGGCGACGACGCTGGTGGCCTGCGTGCTCGCCGTGCGGCTGGCCCACGTGTGGTCCTCCCCCGCGGCGCAGGAGGAGTTCGAGGCCGAGGAGGGCAACGAGTAG
- the purM gene encoding phosphoribosylformylglycinamidine cyclo-ligase, whose translation MPETPNAYAEAGVDIVAADLAVELMKESVAKSRRPEVLGGLGGFAGLFDASALKKYERPLLATSTDGVGTKVDIARKMDKHDTIGFDLVGMVVDDLVVCGAEPLFMTDYIATGKVVPERIAAIVKGIAEACTEAGCALVGGETAEHPGLLAPDEYDVAGATTGVVDAHRLLGADKVEAGDIVIAMKASGLHSNGYSLARHVFFTKLGWELDRQVDELGSTLGEELLIPTKIYAKACLALADATGTHAMAHITGGGLANNLARVMPAHLSATLDRGSWTPQPIFDVVRTAGGVDQASLEATLNCGVGMVSLTPAGDVDTAIATLAEHGVEAWVAGEVVAGDGSVTLTGQHPGW comes from the coding sequence GTGCCTGAGACCCCGAACGCGTACGCCGAGGCCGGCGTCGACATCGTCGCGGCCGACCTCGCCGTCGAGCTCATGAAGGAGTCGGTGGCGAAGTCCCGGCGTCCCGAGGTGCTCGGTGGCCTGGGTGGCTTCGCCGGTCTCTTCGACGCCTCCGCGCTGAAGAAGTACGAGCGCCCGCTGCTCGCGACCTCCACCGACGGCGTGGGGACCAAGGTCGACATCGCGCGGAAGATGGACAAGCACGACACGATCGGCTTCGACCTGGTCGGCATGGTCGTCGACGACCTCGTCGTCTGTGGCGCCGAGCCGCTCTTCATGACCGACTACATCGCCACCGGCAAGGTCGTCCCCGAGCGCATCGCCGCGATCGTCAAGGGCATCGCCGAGGCGTGCACGGAGGCCGGCTGCGCCCTGGTCGGCGGCGAGACCGCCGAGCACCCGGGCCTGCTCGCCCCCGACGAGTACGACGTGGCCGGCGCGACGACCGGTGTCGTCGACGCCCACCGCCTGCTGGGTGCGGACAAGGTCGAGGCCGGCGACATCGTCATCGCGATGAAGGCCTCGGGCCTGCACTCCAACGGCTACTCGCTGGCGCGCCACGTCTTCTTCACCAAGCTCGGCTGGGAGCTCGACCGGCAGGTCGACGAGCTCGGCTCGACGCTCGGCGAGGAGCTGCTCATCCCCACCAAGATCTATGCCAAGGCCTGCCTCGCGCTCGCCGACGCCACCGGCACGCACGCGATGGCGCACATCACCGGTGGTGGCCTGGCCAACAACCTGGCCCGCGTCATGCCGGCCCACCTCTCGGCGACGCTCGACCGCGGGTCCTGGACGCCGCAGCCGATCTTCGACGTCGTCCGCACGGCCGGCGGCGTCGACCAGGCCAGCCTAGAGGCGACCCTCAACTGCGGTGTGGGCATGGTCTCGCTGACGCCGGCCGGCGACGTCGACACGGCCATCGCCACGCTCGCCGAGCACGGCGTCGAGGCGTGGGTCGCGGGCGAGGTCGTGGCGGGCGACGGCAGCGTCACGCTGACCGGCCAGCACCCCGGCTGGTGA
- a CDS encoding ATP-binding protein: protein MPLSQPAIHLDPGPGCVKQARLWVGDALRELGREELVETAELGVSELVGNALLHARAPIRLRMRGTQEHPRVEVLDGSHQPPTPPVRLPDGEHLTTVGRGLEIVAMTATAWGADIDRQGKVVWFEPAPSMAEEPTVAGDIFHAEPPLPPDTDVDEGLSVVLQDLPVDLYAETYVQHQELRRELRLLSLAHGETYPIASSISRVFRSFDEQLHRSGGTEALDAALEGEVVTKTIDATLVVPSTLPHTASRMIDMLELADTFCRSERLLSLATSPDQRAFRRWYLGEFVRQGDGEAPMPWSDELLGLDGDGHTA, encoded by the coding sequence GTGCCCCTCAGCCAGCCAGCCATCCACCTGGACCCCGGTCCCGGGTGCGTGAAGCAGGCGCGCCTCTGGGTCGGTGACGCCTTGCGCGAGCTCGGCCGCGAGGAGCTGGTGGAGACTGCCGAGCTCGGTGTCTCCGAGCTCGTCGGCAACGCCCTCCTGCACGCCCGCGCACCGATCCGCCTGCGGATGCGCGGCACGCAGGAGCACCCGCGCGTGGAGGTGCTCGACGGTTCGCACCAGCCGCCCACGCCGCCGGTGCGGCTCCCCGACGGCGAACATCTCACGACCGTGGGGCGAGGGCTCGAGATCGTCGCGATGACCGCGACCGCGTGGGGAGCCGACATCGACCGGCAGGGAAAGGTCGTGTGGTTCGAGCCGGCTCCCTCGATGGCCGAGGAGCCGACGGTGGCGGGCGACATCTTCCATGCCGAGCCGCCCCTGCCACCCGACACCGATGTCGACGAGGGCCTGTCCGTGGTGCTCCAGGACCTTCCCGTCGACCTGTACGCCGAGACCTACGTGCAGCACCAGGAGCTGCGTCGGGAGCTCCGTCTGCTGTCGCTCGCGCACGGCGAGACCTACCCGATCGCCTCGAGCATCTCCCGGGTCTTCCGGAGCTTCGACGAGCAGCTCCACCGCTCGGGTGGCACGGAGGCCCTCGATGCCGCGCTCGAGGGCGAGGTCGTGACCAAGACCATCGACGCCACGCTGGTCGTGCCGTCCACGCTCCCGCACACGGCGAGCAGAATGATCGACATGCTCGAGCTGGCCGACACCTTCTGCCGTTCCGAGCGCCTGCTCTCCCTGGCCACCTCCCCCGACCAGCGCGCCTTCCGCCGCTGGTACCTCGGTGAGTTCGTCCGCCAGGGCGACGGCGAGGCGCCGATGCCGTGGTCTGACGAGCTCCTCGGCCTCGACGGCGACGGGCACACCGCGTGA
- the purF gene encoding amidophosphoribosyltransferase: protein MVSQPRARKGGDGRLTAALDPQDQGPQDQCGVFGVWAPGEDVAKLTYYGIYALQHRGQESAGIAVSNGKQILVYKDMGLVSQVFDDATLEALKGHVAIGHARYSTTGASTWHNAQPTFHPTANGSIALAHNGNLTNTADLADKLVEIADAEGGLPSDLRGPGGATNDTSVLTALLALHRDGSVEDKAAELLPQVHGAYCLVWMDENTLYAARDPQGIRPLVLGRLERGWVVASETAALDIVGASYVREVEPGEMIIIDADGLRTRRFAEAKPKGCLFEFVYLARPDTIISEKRVHSVRVEIGRKLAQAFPADADLVIPVPESGTPSAIGYAEESGIPYGVGLVKNSYVGRTFIQPSQTIRQLGIRLKLNPLRDVIEGKRLVVVDDSIVRGNTQRALVRMLREAGAKEVHVRISSPPVKWPCFYGIDFATRAELIANGLSPDEIATSIGADSLGYVSLEDLVDATTLPMDSFCRACFDGEYPVPLAEVRGKDVLEIQQDPCCVVDPLDGVATTASAGGASDALSRP, encoded by the coding sequence ATGGTGTCCCAGCCCCGCGCGCGCAAGGGTGGCGACGGTCGACTGACCGCTGCCCTCGATCCCCAGGACCAGGGTCCTCAGGACCAGTGCGGGGTGTTCGGCGTCTGGGCGCCGGGCGAGGACGTCGCCAAGCTGACGTACTACGGCATCTACGCGCTGCAGCACCGCGGCCAGGAGTCGGCGGGCATCGCGGTCTCCAACGGCAAGCAGATCCTCGTCTACAAGGACATGGGCCTGGTCTCCCAGGTCTTCGACGACGCCACCCTCGAGGCTCTCAAGGGACACGTCGCGATCGGCCACGCGCGCTACTCCACTACCGGTGCGAGCACGTGGCACAACGCCCAGCCGACGTTCCACCCCACGGCCAACGGCTCGATCGCGCTGGCGCACAACGGCAACCTGACCAACACCGCCGACCTCGCCGACAAGCTGGTCGAGATCGCCGACGCCGAGGGCGGCCTGCCCTCGGACCTGCGCGGTCCGGGCGGTGCCACCAACGACACCTCGGTGCTCACCGCGCTGCTCGCACTGCACCGCGACGGCAGCGTCGAGGACAAGGCCGCCGAGCTGCTGCCGCAGGTCCACGGCGCCTACTGCCTCGTCTGGATGGACGAGAACACCCTCTACGCCGCCCGCGACCCGCAGGGCATCCGGCCGCTGGTGCTCGGTCGCCTCGAGCGCGGCTGGGTCGTCGCCTCCGAGACCGCCGCCCTCGACATCGTGGGTGCCTCCTACGTCCGCGAGGTCGAGCCCGGCGAGATGATCATCATCGACGCCGACGGCCTGCGCACCCGGCGCTTCGCCGAGGCCAAGCCGAAGGGCTGCCTCTTCGAGTTCGTCTACCTCGCGCGTCCCGACACGATCATCTCGGAGAAGCGGGTCCACAGCGTCCGCGTCGAGATCGGCCGCAAGCTCGCGCAGGCGTTCCCCGCCGATGCCGACCTGGTCATCCCGGTGCCGGAGTCCGGCACGCCGTCGGCGATCGGCTACGCCGAGGAGTCCGGCATCCCCTACGGCGTGGGACTGGTCAAGAACTCCTACGTCGGTCGCACCTTCATCCAGCCCAGCCAGACGATCCGCCAGCTCGGCATCCGGCTCAAGCTGAACCCGCTGCGCGACGTCATCGAGGGCAAGCGCCTGGTCGTCGTCGACGACTCGATCGTCCGCGGCAACACCCAGCGCGCACTGGTCCGCATGCTTCGCGAGGCGGGCGCCAAGGAGGTCCACGTCCGGATCTCCAGCCCGCCGGTCAAGTGGCCCTGCTTCTACGGCATCGACTTCGCGACCCGTGCCGAGCTCATCGCCAACGGCCTCTCGCCCGACGAGATCGCGACCTCGATCGGCGCGGACTCGCTCGGCTACGTGTCCCTCGAGGACCTCGTCGACGCCACGACCCTGCCGATGGACTCCTTCTGTCGCGCCTGCTTCGACGGCGAGTACCCCGTGCCGCTGGCCGAGGTCCGCGGCAAGGACGTGCTGGAGATCCAGCAGGACCCCTGCTGCGTCGTCGACCCGCTCGACGGCGTGGCCACCACCGCTTCCGCCGGCGGCGCCTCCGACGCGCTCTCGCGCCCCTGA
- a CDS encoding fluoride efflux transporter FluC — translation MDALLVVAGASAGAPLRYTAGHYLDDRLPLGTLLVNVVGAFLLGLFTGLALDGHQMALLGTGFCGALTTYSALAVKSVELGRRTGTAYAVGTVLLALGAAQLGFLVA, via the coding sequence ATGGACGCCCTCCTCGTCGTCGCCGGTGCGTCAGCCGGCGCGCCGCTGCGCTACACCGCAGGCCACTACCTCGACGACCGCCTTCCCCTGGGGACGCTGCTGGTCAACGTCGTCGGCGCCTTCCTCCTCGGCCTCTTCACGGGGCTCGCGCTCGACGGGCACCAGATGGCCCTCCTCGGCACCGGCTTCTGCGGGGCGCTGACGACATACTCCGCGCTCGCCGTGAAGTCGGTCGAGCTCGGGCGTCGCACCGGCACGGCGTACGCCGTGGGCACCGTGCTGCTGGCGCTGGGCGCAGCACAGCTGGGCTTCCTCGTCGCCTGA
- a CDS encoding DUF3073 domain-containing protein: MGRGRAKAKQTKVARDLKYRTHDTDFGALANELHSQSGSYTSQTDSAPEDEYGDWSEYSDSRD; encoded by the coding sequence ATGGGACGCGGCCGAGCCAAGGCAAAGCAGACGAAGGTCGCCCGCGACCTGAAGTACCGCACGCACGACACGGACTTCGGGGCGCTGGCCAACGAGCTGCATTCGCAGTCGGGCTCCTACACGAGCCAGACCGACTCCGCGCCGGAGGACGAGTACGGCGACTGGTCGGAGTACTCCGACTCGCGCGACTGA
- a CDS encoding BldC family transcriptional regulator has translation MTATSVDDDPLLTPAEVASLFRVDPKTVTRWAQAGKIGSIRTLGGHRRFRQSEVRALLDAATDDD, from the coding sequence ATGACTGCGACTTCTGTCGACGATGATCCGCTGCTGACGCCGGCGGAGGTGGCCTCGCTCTTCCGCGTTGACCCCAAGACCGTCACGCGCTGGGCCCAGGCCGGCAAGATCGGCTCCATCCGTACGCTCGGCGGTCACCGACGCTTCCGCCAGTCGGAGGTCCGGGCGCTGCTCGACGCGGCGACCGACGACGACTGA
- a CDS encoding NAD(P)/FAD-dependent oxidoreductase, which yields MTDTAKRHHVVVIGSGFGGLFATKGLKRSDVDVTMIAKTNHHLFQPLLYQVATGILAPGEIAPATRDVLSGQKNARVVLGEVTDIDLANKTITSKIQRRETVTSYDSLIVAAGAGQSYFGNDHFAEFAPGMKSIDDALELRGRIFGAFELAELAETEEERERRMTFVVVGAGPTGVEMAGQIAELAHRTLRKDFRRIDTTKARVILLDAAPQVLPPFGKKLGEVTKKSLEKRGVEVILGGLVSDLDERGLTVQFKDAEPMRIESGCKVWAAGVQASELSTTLSEQTGASLDRAGRIAVNPDLTLPGYPEVFVVGDMIALDNLPGVAQVAIQGGKYAAKTIKGRLAGKPQLKPFKYFDKGSMATISRFSAVVKMGNFTLSGIIAWFMWLAVHLAYMTGYRNRVYALGHWLVSFLGHGRSERVITETQIFARRAINRLDGGTAAVASAPADWNKVRAKLEAKAEQESALTDSGKRGTHESAAG from the coding sequence ATGACTGACACTGCCAAGCGCCACCACGTCGTGGTCATCGGCTCCGGCTTCGGTGGTCTGTTCGCGACGAAGGGCCTCAAGCGCTCCGACGTCGACGTGACCATGATCGCGAAGACCAACCACCACCTCTTCCAGCCGCTGCTGTACCAGGTGGCGACCGGCATCCTCGCGCCCGGCGAGATCGCGCCGGCGACGCGCGACGTGCTGTCCGGCCAGAAGAACGCCCGCGTCGTCCTGGGCGAGGTCACCGACATCGACCTGGCCAACAAGACGATCACCTCGAAGATCCAGCGCCGCGAGACGGTCACGTCGTACGACTCCCTGATCGTCGCTGCCGGCGCCGGCCAGTCGTACTTCGGCAACGACCACTTCGCCGAGTTCGCCCCCGGCATGAAGTCGATCGACGACGCCCTCGAGCTCCGCGGCCGCATCTTCGGCGCGTTCGAGCTGGCGGAGCTCGCCGAGACCGAGGAGGAGCGCGAGCGCCGGATGACCTTCGTCGTCGTCGGCGCCGGCCCGACCGGTGTCGAGATGGCCGGCCAGATCGCCGAGCTCGCGCACCGCACCCTGCGCAAGGACTTCCGCCGCATCGACACGACCAAGGCGCGCGTCATCCTGCTCGACGCCGCCCCGCAGGTCCTGCCGCCGTTCGGCAAGAAGCTCGGCGAGGTCACCAAGAAGTCGCTCGAGAAGCGCGGCGTCGAGGTCATCCTCGGCGGCCTCGTCTCGGACCTCGACGAGCGCGGCCTCACCGTCCAGTTCAAGGACGCCGAGCCGATGCGCATCGAGTCCGGCTGCAAGGTCTGGGCGGCCGGCGTCCAGGCCAGCGAGCTCAGCACCACGCTCTCCGAGCAGACCGGCGCCTCCCTCGACCGTGCGGGCCGCATCGCGGTCAACCCCGACCTCACGCTGCCCGGCTACCCCGAGGTCTTCGTCGTCGGCGACATGATCGCCCTCGACAACCTCCCGGGCGTCGCCCAGGTCGCGATCCAGGGCGGCAAGTACGCCGCCAAGACGATCAAGGGACGTCTGGCCGGCAAGCCGCAGCTCAAGCCGTTCAAGTACTTCGACAAGGGCTCGATGGCCACGATCTCGCGCTTCAGCGCGGTCGTGAAGATGGGCAACTTCACCCTGAGCGGCATCATCGCCTGGTTCATGTGGCTGGCCGTCCACCTGGCCTACATGACCGGCTACCGCAACCGCGTCTACGCGCTCGGCCACTGGCTGGTCAGCTTCCTCGGCCACGGTCGCTCCGAGCGGGTGATCACCGAGACCCAGATCTTCGCCCGCCGCGCGATCAACCGGCTCGACGGCGGTACAGCTGCGGTCGCGTCGGCACCGGCCGACTGGAACAAGGTCCGCGCGAAGCTCGAGGCGAAGGCCGAGCAGGAGTCGGCCCTGACCGACTCCGGCAAGCGCGGCACGCACGAGTCGGCGGCGGGCTGA
- a CDS encoding SCO7613 C-terminal domain-containing membrane protein: MFLYADRTVCPRCRAPLPALTAACARCHADLDGPAAYDVFVALQAVDRLVAELADRPLVASGAAITGAAEPSVALRVTSSGRDTAGPAPRRAHRPTVPPVGAAPRHVPVLSGLTVPKILLGLGALCLVVAAVVFLAVAWSALGVGGRTAVLVGFTGAAAGLAAWSARSSLRAGAESLTTVALGLFLLDLAGARSSGWFGDLGVVGFAVLAGILLALAATSAAIATRRTPEPRLLSAEVVVLLGTTAALVATAGFEWATPALWTLGVTLSAAAIALVCRALRLGVPTTGLGGVACLAWVGLVATGLVRAATHPAWEALWAGRHAWPLLAAAVVAAAPAAVGRLPITLRVGACSVAVLLLSLLLACPGLDEDAVPATLTLVAVIALHAAAATLLPHPWRLVTAVPLGIAGSVAALLALAAAVTSLTTSNLLDHGLWTGDSSAQVATDALPAAWSILLPLTVAAAFVAVAGLLRIAGSPAVRAVLTPAATTLVAAASLSPVIVGVPRYVAVLVLVAAAGSLVTWALLRRRAAGWLAAAPLGVLAVGAALADDGLTIGVLVLLTAACAAAEHPRSPARLQEAAHWALPAALGGTTWALASAYDVDGGWRAAPVVAAVAALALARPSGGHETSGLAVSLAAITVSSGFVPVDLRLVAGQLTATGLAATLVGLLRRREATLVGMALLAAAGLAAWPDAVTAVVVLATGLAVSVLHEVRRAAPVADVARAATPVAAAALLWAAGDLAGLSGGWTGVPVVVVLGVLLAWKADVAREVPAAVAALCVALASPASLPDPQAWTAVYLTLGGVACTASALLHADRRRVGWVGLALLTLATWLRLDQLGVGTVEAYTLPLAVVLLVLGTVALLRGERSSLQTQGSGLALALVPSLLQALADPVALRAVLLGAGCVAAVTVGVQRRWAAPLLAGGGTLAVLVLRQMTMAQALPQWALIGLAGTALTFVGLTWEKRLANVRTAAGYLRGLR, encoded by the coding sequence ATGTTCCTCTACGCCGACCGCACCGTGTGCCCCCGCTGCCGCGCACCCCTCCCCGCCCTCACGGCCGCGTGCGCGCGATGCCACGCCGACCTCGACGGCCCCGCTGCCTACGACGTCTTCGTCGCCCTGCAGGCCGTGGACCGCCTGGTGGCCGAGCTGGCCGACCGGCCCCTCGTCGCCTCTGGCGCAGCCATCACCGGGGCCGCCGAGCCCAGCGTGGCGCTCCGAGTCACGAGCAGCGGCCGTGACACGGCAGGTCCCGCCCCTCGTCGGGCCCACCGACCCACCGTGCCGCCCGTCGGTGCCGCACCTCGCCACGTACCGGTCCTGTCCGGCCTGACCGTGCCGAAGATCCTGCTCGGACTGGGAGCCCTCTGCCTCGTCGTCGCCGCCGTCGTCTTCCTTGCCGTCGCCTGGAGCGCGCTCGGGGTGGGAGGGCGCACGGCCGTGCTCGTCGGCTTCACCGGCGCGGCCGCCGGCCTCGCGGCCTGGAGCGCCCGGAGCAGCCTGCGCGCAGGGGCGGAGTCGCTGACGACGGTGGCCCTCGGCCTCTTCCTCCTGGACCTGGCCGGTGCACGCAGCTCGGGCTGGTTCGGCGACCTGGGGGTGGTCGGCTTCGCCGTCCTGGCCGGCATCCTCCTCGCCCTGGCAGCCACGTCGGCAGCGATCGCGACACGTCGTACGCCGGAGCCGCGGCTGCTCAGCGCCGAGGTCGTCGTGCTCCTCGGGACGACCGCCGCACTCGTGGCGACGGCGGGCTTCGAGTGGGCCACCCCGGCCCTCTGGACGCTCGGCGTCACCCTCTCCGCTGCAGCGATCGCGCTGGTCTGTCGCGCACTCCGGCTCGGCGTTCCCACGACCGGGCTCGGTGGCGTCGCCTGCCTGGCGTGGGTCGGGCTCGTCGCCACCGGCCTCGTCCGCGCAGCCACCCATCCCGCCTGGGAGGCACTCTGGGCCGGCAGGCACGCGTGGCCCCTCCTCGCCGCAGCCGTGGTCGCCGCGGCGCCCGCTGCCGTCGGCCGGCTCCCGATCACCCTCCGGGTCGGCGCCTGCTCCGTCGCGGTGCTGCTGCTGTCGCTGCTGCTCGCCTGCCCCGGCCTCGACGAGGACGCCGTTCCGGCGACGCTCACGCTGGTCGCCGTCATCGCCCTCCACGCAGCCGCTGCCACCCTCCTGCCCCACCCCTGGCGCCTCGTGACCGCGGTCCCCCTCGGGATCGCCGGCTCCGTGGCGGCTCTCCTCGCACTGGCAGCCGCCGTGACCTCGCTGACGACGTCGAACCTCCTCGACCACGGCCTCTGGACCGGCGACAGCAGCGCACAGGTCGCGACCGATGCGCTCCCCGCTGCGTGGTCGATCCTGCTCCCCCTCACGGTGGCGGCCGCCTTCGTGGCCGTGGCAGGGCTCCTCCGGATCGCCGGCTCACCGGCCGTCCGCGCGGTCCTCACCCCGGCCGCCACCACCCTCGTCGCTGCCGCGTCGCTGTCGCCGGTGATCGTCGGCGTTCCCCGCTACGTGGCGGTCCTGGTCCTCGTGGCCGCTGCGGGCTCCCTCGTCACGTGGGCACTGCTCCGTCGGCGGGCCGCGGGCTGGCTGGCGGCCGCACCGCTCGGCGTCCTCGCCGTCGGCGCCGCTCTGGCGGACGACGGCCTGACCATCGGCGTCCTCGTCCTGCTGACCGCCGCCTGTGCCGCTGCCGAGCACCCGCGGTCACCCGCCCGGCTCCAGGAGGCCGCGCACTGGGCGCTCCCCGCGGCGCTCGGAGGCACCACGTGGGCGCTGGCATCGGCGTACGACGTCGACGGCGGCTGGCGGGCCGCTCCGGTCGTCGCGGCAGTCGCCGCCCTTGCGCTGGCCCGTCCGTCCGGCGGGCACGAGACGTCCGGACTGGCCGTGTCCCTCGCCGCGATCACCGTCTCCTCCGGCTTCGTGCCGGTGGACCTCCGTCTGGTCGCGGGCCAGCTGACCGCGACCGGCCTCGCCGCCACCCTCGTCGGCCTGCTCCGCCGCCGCGAGGCGACCCTCGTCGGCATGGCGCTCCTCGCAGCAGCCGGCCTGGCTGCGTGGCCGGACGCCGTCACGGCCGTGGTCGTGCTCGCGACCGGCCTCGCCGTCTCCGTGCTCCACGAGGTACGCCGCGCAGCACCGGTTGCGGACGTCGCCCGCGCCGCCACGCCCGTCGCGGCCGCCGCGCTGCTGTGGGCCGCCGGAGACCTCGCGGGACTCAGCGGCGGGTGGACCGGCGTGCCGGTGGTGGTGGTGCTCGGGGTGCTCCTCGCATGGAAGGCGGACGTGGCGCGCGAGGTGCCCGCCGCCGTCGCCGCGCTGTGCGTCGCACTCGCCAGTCCGGCCTCGCTGCCCGACCCCCAGGCATGGACGGCGGTCTACCTGACCCTCGGCGGGGTCGCGTGCACCGCGTCCGCCCTGCTCCACGCCGACCGCCGCCGGGTCGGCTGGGTCGGCCTGGCCCTCCTCACCCTGGCCACCTGGCTGCGCCTGGACCAGCTGGGCGTCGGCACCGTCGAGGCCTACACGCTGCCGCTCGCGGTGGTCCTGCTCGTGCTCGGCACCGTCGCGCTGCTCCGCGGGGAACGGTCGAGCCTCCAGACGCAGGGCTCCGGACTCGCGCTCGCGCTCGTCCCCAGCCTGCTCCAGGCCCTCGCCGACCCCGTCGCCCTGCGCGCCGTCCTGCTGGGTGCCGGGTGCGTCGCTGCCGTCACGGTCGGCGTGCAGCGTCGCTGGGCGGCGCCGCTCCTGGCCGGCGGCGGCACCCTGGCGGTCCTGGTGCTGCGACAGATGACGATGGCGCAGGCGCTCCCGCAGTGGGCCCTGATCGGCCTCGCCGGGACCGCCCTGACCTTCGTCGGCCTGACCTGGGAGAAGCGGCTCGCCAACGTACGCACGGCAGCCGGCTACCTCCGCGGGTTGCGCTGA
- a CDS encoding metallopeptidase family protein: MPVEMSNQAFDALVDEALDAIPDALAALVHNVAVLVEDRAPSDDPDLLGLYDGIALTERSVQDGFELPDRILLFRSNLLAMCDSAEEVADEVRITVVHEIAHHFGIDDSRLHDLGWG, encoded by the coding sequence GTGCCGGTCGAGATGAGCAACCAGGCCTTCGATGCACTCGTGGACGAGGCGCTCGACGCCATCCCGGACGCGCTGGCGGCGCTCGTGCACAACGTCGCGGTGCTGGTCGAGGATCGGGCGCCGTCCGACGACCCCGACCTCCTCGGCCTGTACGACGGCATCGCGCTGACCGAGCGCAGCGTGCAGGACGGCTTCGAGCTGCCGGACCGGATCCTCCTGTTCCGGTCCAACCTCCTCGCGATGTGCGACTCCGCGGAGGAGGTCGCCGACGAGGTCCGGATCACCGTGGTGCACGAGATCGCGCACCACTTCGGCATCGACGACAGCCGGCTCCACGACCTGGGCTGGGGCTAG